Proteins from one Thaumasiovibrio subtropicus genomic window:
- a CDS encoding sensor domain-containing diguanylate cyclase: MHRLLKRQLKRIGLANEPVSNEMQRLIDLVGQAYSDYDEAHTILERSLDISLKELNDRNHYLQMVLQAIPDSYLLISESLYINDFRITSELKNVFRQVEVDSVMSNNILIQHSENLILLVKQVVRTGDSQDTVIRIVNDELSVFVEVRCRRIDKLSLLLTFRDVTDHFVAEQLRAQALIQSQRSQRQLQDVIDAAPVGIVILDMNYRITLVNQYAANRLGRSEQELVGIPALQLLISQHRAKYFEQLQNLSDGKSACSLDVSMRALSEVGFMVSLSLSKVMFDNKEQIIQTFTDITDRIAMEGQLRIMATTDPLTGIYNRRSFDEKMSVFLADQHHACAIIMMDLDHFKQVNDNYGHSVGDNVIVAAVNVVLKELRSQDLFGRYGGEEFIVGLPDTSHISATRIAERLRAAIEGHAIAVGENQSVNITASFGVSSTEQGVMRLEPLILVADKNLYLAKNQGRNRVVALHSNEVVRKLNP, from the coding sequence ATGCATCGGTTATTGAAGCGACAGCTAAAGCGCATTGGTCTTGCTAATGAGCCTGTTTCTAATGAGATGCAGCGCCTGATTGACTTAGTCGGTCAGGCCTACAGTGATTATGACGAAGCTCATACCATTTTAGAGCGCTCGCTTGATATTAGTCTGAAAGAGCTGAATGACCGAAATCACTATCTACAGATGGTGCTTCAGGCCATTCCTGATAGCTATTTACTGATCAGTGAGAGCCTTTACATCAATGATTTCCGTATCACATCCGAGCTGAAAAACGTATTTCGACAGGTTGAGGTTGATTCAGTCATGTCGAATAACATCTTGATTCAGCATAGTGAAAATCTCATCCTACTTGTTAAGCAAGTGGTGAGGACCGGGGATTCGCAAGATACGGTGATTCGTATCGTCAACGATGAGTTGTCGGTGTTTGTTGAAGTGCGTTGTCGGCGAATTGATAAACTGAGCTTGTTGTTGACATTCCGTGATGTGACTGATCATTTTGTCGCCGAGCAACTGCGGGCCCAGGCGTTGATTCAATCGCAACGCTCTCAACGGCAACTGCAAGACGTCATTGATGCGGCACCCGTTGGTATCGTCATTTTAGACATGAATTATCGTATTACGCTTGTGAATCAGTATGCGGCCAACCGATTGGGGCGATCCGAGCAGGAGTTAGTGGGCATACCGGCATTGCAGTTATTGATTTCTCAGCACCGAGCGAAGTATTTCGAACAGTTGCAAAATCTCTCTGACGGAAAATCCGCTTGTTCGTTAGATGTCTCGATGAGAGCCTTATCTGAAGTTGGCTTTATGGTCAGTCTGTCTTTAAGCAAAGTGATGTTCGATAACAAAGAGCAAATCATTCAGACCTTCACAGATATCACCGATCGAATAGCAATGGAAGGGCAGTTGCGCATTATGGCGACAACGGATCCCTTAACAGGCATTTATAATCGTCGATCTTTTGATGAGAAGATGAGCGTTTTTCTCGCTGATCAACACCATGCGTGTGCAATTATCATGATGGATTTAGATCACTTTAAGCAGGTGAATGATAATTATGGCCACTCGGTGGGTGACAATGTCATTGTGGCTGCCGTCAACGTGGTGCTTAAAGAGTTGCGCAGCCAAGATCTCTTCGGGCGCTATGGTGGCGAAGAGTTTATTGTTGGTTTGCCTGACACATCACATATTAGTGCAACACGGATAGCGGAAAGGTTGAGAGCCGCCATTGAAGGACATGCGATAGCCGTGGGCGAGAATCAATCAGTCAATATTACCGCAAGTTTTGGTGTCTCCTCTACTGAGCAAGGGGTGATGAGATTAGAGCCTTTAATTTTAGTTGCCGACAAGAATCTTTATCTTGCTAAGAACCAAGGTAGAAACCGTGTTGTGGCACTTCATTCCAATGAGGTGGTGAGAAAGCTAAATCCATGA
- a CDS encoding GGDEF domain-containing protein gives MSVFQVVLSLGTHNKSSTVLQGIKMTNLYSLVMMSAFMVNVVLFYFHYHLPMPLTVVGLFALFSLFGLTLVLNGVGLNFIAQLWLISIYTSTVFASHLFIFSSHGNYIWNIVVVYPLLFLIWGREQQRFRVIVLTVVLVLFIGSSLVSYSIEPVVKQPGEFVNLLAFINVTLFLSLMAWQFTQDIAVFREMVDEEADADQLTGVLSKVQFEFKMKEALRWKGSDECHSLMVIDLDRFRQINEQFGHEGGDKALTSLVDGILAVKPEDVLLGRLYADRFCLFWLNDTEEEAVLTASHIARNINLASVEFNNQLFPLQISAGLTTERQRKDLARLFNASNDALYRAKRSGRGCLAVSEGKIITLVNVSDNYEESNV, from the coding sequence ATGTCAGTCTTTCAGGTTGTACTCTCATTAGGAACACACAATAAGTCTTCTACCGTATTGCAAGGTATCAAAATGACCAATTTATATAGCTTGGTTATGATGTCTGCTTTTATGGTTAATGTTGTCCTGTTTTATTTTCATTATCATCTGCCTATGCCATTGACCGTGGTTGGACTATTTGCTTTGTTCTCTTTATTCGGATTGACGCTAGTGCTTAATGGTGTTGGCCTGAATTTTATTGCTCAATTATGGCTAATTAGTATTTATACATCGACGGTGTTTGCTTCGCATTTATTTATTTTCTCCAGTCATGGTAATTACATTTGGAATATTGTCGTCGTCTATCCGCTATTGTTTTTAATTTGGGGAAGAGAGCAACAAAGATTCAGAGTCATCGTTTTAACCGTTGTGCTTGTTTTGTTTATCGGTAGCTCCTTAGTCAGTTACTCTATTGAACCAGTGGTGAAGCAACCCGGTGAATTTGTGAATCTACTTGCCTTTATCAATGTTACACTCTTCTTATCATTGATGGCTTGGCAGTTTACTCAAGATATCGCGGTGTTTCGCGAGATGGTGGATGAGGAGGCTGATGCCGACCAATTGACAGGGGTATTAAGTAAAGTCCAGTTTGAATTTAAAATGAAAGAGGCCTTACGCTGGAAGGGAAGTGATGAGTGTCATAGCCTGATGGTCATCGATCTTGATCGTTTTAGGCAGATTAACGAACAGTTTGGCCATGAAGGTGGGGACAAGGCGTTAACATCTCTGGTTGATGGTATATTGGCGGTGAAACCTGAAGATGTATTGCTTGGCCGCTTGTATGCCGATCGATTTTGTCTCTTTTGGTTGAATGACACCGAAGAAGAGGCTGTGTTAACCGCGAGTCATATAGCAAGAAACATTAATCTCGCGTCGGTAGAGTTCAACAACCAGCTTTTTCCATTGCAAATCAGCGCCGGTTTGACGACCGAACGTCAAAGAAAAGACCTAGCGCGACTGTTCAATGCGAGTAATGATGCCTTGTACCGTGCCAAAAGAAGCGGCCGTGGTTGCTTAGCTGTTTCTGAGGGAAAAATAATCACCTTGGTCAACGTGAGTGATAATTACGAAGAATCAAATGTTTGA
- a CDS encoding GGDEF domain-containing protein, with translation MAVISSLLMIGADKSAEIEAQSIKVCNMLALVAIPVIAVNLLFQYSIVDMSAQLSFTFWLIVASLFGVTIGFNAICLHDLAKVWVISVFSLYVTFTCLFLYGIETGFCWLLLLAYPIGFLFWPEKNSTLRFSLFCITTLFFALNMVVEAKPLFTLDQSQQYLMNISVFFTSIVIQILASKQFIDGMMRYKSRLEVQANMDSLTGIYNRNFFEDELQTKLREKGTDQYHSLLILDIDYFKEINDNYGHAAGDDALREIVRRVNSAMPTEGLFGRFGGDEFCLFWLSSSSTQAMRVAQHVISAVNLPKETQVRDFHVRVSAGMTTDSKRRNLVRLFNAADNALYFAKRNGRGQLAIEQDGHLDLVKTRLEVVDTPFVSVQ, from the coding sequence ATGGCCGTTATTTCGTCATTATTGATGATTGGAGCTGATAAATCGGCGGAAATTGAAGCGCAGTCTATTAAGGTGTGCAACATGCTCGCGCTTGTCGCCATTCCCGTTATTGCTGTGAACTTGCTTTTTCAATATTCAATTGTAGACATGAGCGCCCAACTTTCTTTCACGTTTTGGTTGATCGTGGCAAGCCTGTTTGGTGTGACCATAGGGTTTAATGCAATCTGTTTGCATGATCTTGCGAAGGTCTGGGTCATTTCTGTGTTCTCACTTTATGTGACGTTTACGTGCCTCTTTTTGTACGGTATAGAAACAGGGTTTTGTTGGCTATTGCTATTGGCCTATCCCATCGGGTTCTTGTTTTGGCCTGAAAAGAACTCCACGCTGAGGTTCAGCCTGTTCTGCATTACAACACTATTTTTCGCCTTAAATATGGTTGTTGAGGCCAAACCTTTATTCACTCTTGATCAGTCGCAGCAGTATTTGATGAACATTAGTGTGTTTTTCACCAGCATTGTCATTCAAATATTGGCTTCAAAGCAGTTTATTGATGGAATGATGCGTTATAAATCGCGACTTGAAGTCCAAGCAAACATGGACTCATTAACTGGTATCTATAATCGCAACTTCTTTGAAGATGAACTTCAAACGAAACTGCGTGAAAAGGGCACTGACCAATACCATTCGCTGTTAATTCTCGACATAGACTATTTTAAAGAGATAAATGACAACTATGGTCACGCTGCCGGGGACGATGCGCTAAGAGAAATTGTCAGACGTGTGAACTCCGCCATGCCCACGGAAGGGTTATTCGGGCGATTTGGTGGCGACGAGTTTTGTTTGTTCTGGCTATCGTCATCCTCTACGCAAGCTATGCGCGTGGCACAGCATGTGATTTCCGCCGTTAACTTACCCAAAGAAACGCAGGTGCGTGATTTTCATGTGAGGGTGAGCGCTGGTATGACGACAGACTCAAAGCGACGGAATTTAGTGCGGCTTTTTAATGCGGCAGACAACGCCTTGTATTTTGCGAAACGAAATGGCCGAGGCCAACTGGCGATTGAGCAAGATGGTCATTTGGACCTCGTGAAAACACGGCTTGAGGTGGTCGATACGCCGTTTGTGTCAGTTCAGTAA
- a CDS encoding arginase family protein: MTRKYRILGAPFNRTSHRPTANNTVEPLRRCDGDDWYCLEEWIAVRTRNWQSDIEDIGDLHIDDNVASLLVAGEVDKGANHYMQQLRDAAYQCYANGQFPIIIGGDHSIALGSVQAALDYYQSDNNERVAVIWFDAHGDLNRQARGNLHGKPLAIMTNLNEKSSDWLPSSRAILKMEDLFHIGLRDLMLSEREVVERYETNFYDMETLDARGINAVIDELLLKLQEYDRFYISFDYDVLDGIEHRACATPNVGGMTLREALTAVHRLASDEKCVGFDIVEYLPELDDNGVGKHSVIKLIDAVWGFRR, encoded by the coding sequence ATGACGAGAAAGTACCGTATTTTGGGCGCACCTTTTAATCGTACGTCGCATCGGCCCACAGCAAATAATACGGTAGAGCCTCTTCGACGCTGTGATGGCGATGATTGGTATTGTTTGGAGGAGTGGATTGCCGTGAGAACGCGGAACTGGCAATCGGATATTGAAGATATCGGGGATCTGCATATTGACGATAATGTGGCGTCGCTGCTTGTTGCTGGCGAGGTTGATAAGGGAGCCAACCACTATATGCAGCAGTTGCGAGATGCGGCGTATCAATGCTATGCAAATGGGCAGTTTCCGATCATCATCGGTGGCGATCACAGTATTGCATTAGGCTCTGTACAGGCTGCACTGGATTACTACCAGTCCGATAACAACGAGAGGGTTGCCGTCATTTGGTTTGATGCCCATGGCGACTTGAACCGCCAAGCGCGTGGCAACTTACACGGTAAGCCTTTAGCTATCATGACCAATTTGAACGAAAAATCGTCAGACTGGCTGCCAAGTAGTCGCGCAATATTGAAGATGGAAGACCTTTTTCATATCGGTCTTCGAGACTTGATGCTGAGCGAGCGAGAGGTTGTTGAACGCTACGAGACGAATTTCTACGATATGGAAACGTTAGATGCGCGTGGGATCAATGCAGTGATTGATGAGTTATTGTTAAAGCTGCAAGAGTATGATCGCTTCTATATCAGTTTTGATTACGATGTACTTGATGGTATTGAGCATCGCGCTTGTGCGACACCGAATGTCGGTGGAATGACGCTCCGTGAAGCATTAACGGCGGTACATAGGCTAGCATCAGATGAGAAATGCGTTGGCTTTGATATTGTCGAATACCTTCCAGAGCTAGATGATAATGGCGTGGGTAAACATAGCGTTATTAAACTAATCGATGCTGTATGGGGGTTTCGACGTTAA
- a CDS encoding methyl-accepting chemotaxis protein, producing the protein MNLGFKARIYLCVGLLISLALITLMIVNASIMREKMVQGLTQSTANKLEYHVNEIQAWMQSNYFAVDAASKQFSQTLSSAENQLRIDLLQTTTQLSNVAVVYENGEQYVSLASGQTTLTTNLRTRPWYRAVKVDNRTQISEIYNDIVSGSQVISIAAPLIENGQFTGVLVGDVLLTDVIEQVNNMRFAGGAAVLADHNHVLFASDDPSDIGRTPAQISPVFAPIEASFKQNESGLISFPYLGIDFDGYHKRIQLSADMFWTLMVFIDKETAMTPVWSAIKYSAGVGLGLLCVSLAAVYSVIHNAYRPLIRLKEAVIDLSSGKGDLTRRLDANGHDDLAQISQGFNRFIADLQEMMQHVAEASRHIHTDVDQLSDTAVDNEKMLKSHQGETEQVVTAITEMAESAKSVSENVATSNQHTESANSEAQTSEEIVSNAVSTVSSLVADVEMMSDRIQVMNTDANQISDVLNVIEEISEQTNLLALNAAIEAARAGEQGRGFAVVADEVRALAARTQQSTTDISAMLAKLLDGTESVVNAMELTKQQCKTTAEKTSEVSVSLSAMRGAVADIDMLTSHIATATDEQTSVTTEVSQNMLAIRDIVASLVASGQQTVSVTQSLAQANQDLDKMVAKFKIA; encoded by the coding sequence ATGAATCTGGGTTTTAAAGCTAGAATTTATCTGTGCGTGGGTTTATTGATATCGCTCGCGTTGATCACCCTCATGATCGTCAATGCCTCCATCATGCGTGAAAAAATGGTACAAGGACTAACCCAGTCGACTGCGAATAAACTCGAGTATCATGTCAATGAAATCCAAGCTTGGATGCAGAGCAACTACTTCGCCGTTGATGCTGCCAGCAAGCAGTTTTCGCAGACATTATCTAGCGCTGAAAATCAACTACGTATTGATCTACTCCAAACCACCACACAGTTATCGAATGTGGCTGTTGTCTATGAAAACGGTGAGCAATACGTTTCACTCGCAAGTGGTCAAACAACCCTCACAACCAATCTGCGTACCAGGCCGTGGTACCGCGCAGTAAAAGTTGATAATCGCACCCAAATCAGTGAAATATATAATGATATTGTATCTGGCTCTCAGGTGATCAGTATTGCTGCGCCTCTGATTGAAAATGGCCAGTTTACTGGTGTTTTGGTCGGTGATGTGTTGTTGACAGATGTGATTGAGCAAGTTAATAACATGCGTTTTGCTGGTGGTGCCGCTGTACTCGCTGACCACAATCATGTTCTTTTTGCCAGCGATGACCCTTCCGATATAGGTCGCACCCCTGCGCAAATCAGTCCGGTCTTTGCACCCATTGAAGCGTCGTTTAAACAAAACGAATCAGGTTTGATTTCATTCCCGTATTTGGGTATCGACTTTGATGGCTACCACAAACGTATCCAATTGAGTGCCGACATGTTTTGGACCCTGATGGTCTTCATTGATAAAGAGACGGCCATGACACCCGTCTGGTCAGCGATCAAGTACAGCGCCGGGGTTGGGCTAGGGTTACTTTGTGTTAGTCTGGCAGCCGTTTACAGTGTTATCCACAACGCTTATCGCCCCCTAATTCGCTTGAAAGAAGCGGTGATTGACCTCTCCTCAGGTAAAGGTGATCTCACCCGTCGGCTCGATGCCAATGGTCATGATGATTTGGCACAAATCAGTCAAGGGTTCAATCGATTCATCGCCGACTTGCAAGAGATGATGCAGCATGTCGCGGAGGCTAGCCGCCATATCCACACCGACGTTGATCAACTCTCCGATACTGCAGTTGATAACGAAAAAATGCTTAAATCCCATCAAGGGGAAACTGAACAGGTCGTTACCGCGATAACAGAAATGGCGGAATCAGCAAAATCTGTTTCAGAAAATGTCGCGACTTCTAATCAGCATACAGAATCAGCCAATAGCGAAGCACAAACCTCCGAAGAGATTGTCAGTAATGCTGTTTCAACCGTCTCGTCACTGGTCGCTGATGTCGAAATGATGTCGGATCGTATCCAAGTCATGAACACCGATGCCAACCAAATCAGCGATGTACTGAATGTCATCGAAGAGATTTCCGAGCAAACGAATCTATTAGCGCTCAATGCAGCGATTGAGGCTGCGCGAGCTGGTGAACAAGGGAGAGGGTTCGCTGTTGTTGCCGATGAAGTCCGTGCTCTCGCCGCCCGCACACAACAAAGCACCACCGATATTTCAGCCATGTTGGCGAAACTTCTCGATGGAACAGAAAGCGTTGTCAACGCCATGGAACTCACCAAACAGCAGTGCAAAACGACTGCCGAGAAAACATCTGAAGTGTCAGTAAGCCTCTCAGCCATGCGCGGCGCGGTTGCTGACATCGACATGCTGACCAGTCATATCGCGACGGCAACCGATGAACAAACATCAGTGACCACGGAAGTTTCGCAAAACATGCTCGCCATTCGCGACATTGTCGCTAGTCTCGTGGCCAGTGGCCAACAGACGGTCTCGGTGACCCAGTCACTCGCTCAAGCCAATCAAGACCTCGATAAGATGGTCGCTAAGTTTAAAATTGCTTAA
- a CDS encoding TetR/AcrR family transcriptional regulator: MTESKRVKKSAEERKQELVQAAMGLFFSRGYAETSVNDIIQSVGVSKGAFYHHFESKQAVLEALVDGMIAQYHALLVPVMADKSLGTFGLWKALLETTHRMDLKQKESIKLFAQVMHKEENVLLAKKIVAKSAAAFNPYLTEFIQRGIDEGHFDVEFLQESAAIVIAILNAFNEDFLFYLCQEGNNTLVIENIKRKVDASQKAIERVLDAPKGSLPLVDLNLLDVWFE; encoded by the coding sequence ATGACAGAAAGTAAACGTGTTAAAAAAAGCGCCGAGGAAAGAAAGCAAGAACTCGTTCAAGCAGCAATGGGGCTGTTTTTTAGTCGAGGTTATGCAGAGACATCAGTGAATGACATCATTCAGAGCGTTGGTGTCTCAAAAGGGGCCTTCTATCATCACTTTGAGAGCAAGCAAGCTGTCCTTGAAGCCTTAGTGGATGGAATGATTGCGCAGTATCATGCGCTATTGGTCCCGGTCATGGCGGATAAAAGTTTAGGGACCTTTGGATTGTGGAAAGCGTTGCTAGAGACAACACACCGGATGGATTTGAAGCAAAAAGAGAGCATCAAGCTATTTGCACAAGTCATGCATAAAGAGGAAAACGTACTCCTTGCCAAAAAGATTGTTGCTAAGAGTGCCGCAGCGTTTAACCCATACCTCACAGAGTTTATTCAACGAGGGATTGATGAAGGGCATTTTGATGTTGAGTTTCTGCAAGAGAGCGCTGCGATTGTTATCGCGATACTCAATGCTTTCAATGAAGACTTTCTTTTTTACCTTTGCCAAGAAGGGAACAACACGCTCGTTATTGAAAACATAAAAAGGAAAGTGGATGCAAGCCAGAAGGCGATTGAGCGTGTCCTCGACGCGCCGAAGGGCAGTTTGCCTCTCGTTGATCTAAATCTACTTGATGTTTGGTTTGAGTAA
- a CDS encoding outer membrane lipoprotein-sorting protein — protein sequence MFVLTCLTANAHANEALTAFEVVERSDQQMRGESSYTESTMKIVRPTWTRSMSMKSWTKGQDLSLVLITAPAKDKGSASLKRYREMWNWLPSIERVVKIAPSMLGQSWMGSDFTNDDLINQSSIVVDYHHQIVEKEAFDGEVMYVIDAFAKEDAPVVWSRVRLWISESSYLQRKVAFYDEFDELVNTMSTYDVQEMGGRLIATRMEMVPADKPDQKTEMITHAAQFDFDISDDFFSQQQMKALRD from the coding sequence ATGTTTGTATTGACTTGCCTTACTGCAAACGCCCATGCCAATGAAGCATTAACGGCCTTTGAGGTTGTTGAACGTTCTGACCAGCAGATGCGTGGTGAGTCCAGCTATACCGAGTCGACGATGAAGATTGTTCGCCCAACTTGGACACGTTCGATGAGCATGAAGAGTTGGACCAAAGGGCAAGATCTCTCTTTGGTGTTAATTACCGCGCCAGCTAAAGACAAAGGCAGTGCGTCGCTCAAGCGATACCGTGAAATGTGGAACTGGTTACCGAGTATTGAGCGTGTCGTGAAAATTGCCCCGTCTATGCTTGGGCAGTCTTGGATGGGTTCGGATTTTACCAATGACGACTTAATCAATCAGTCATCCATCGTCGTGGACTATCACCATCAGATAGTGGAGAAAGAAGCGTTTGATGGGGAAGTAATGTATGTGATTGATGCATTTGCAAAAGAGGACGCGCCTGTGGTTTGGTCGCGCGTCAGGTTATGGATTTCAGAGAGCTCTTATTTGCAGCGTAAAGTTGCCTTTTATGATGAGTTTGATGAGCTGGTGAATACCATGAGCACCTATGACGTTCAGGAGATGGGCGGGCGATTGATTGCGACACGTATGGAGATGGTGCCAGCAGACAAGCCCGATCAAAAGACAGAGATGATCACCCATGCCGCGCAGTTTGATTTTGATATTAGCGATGATTTTTTCTCACAGCAACAGATGAAAGCACTGCGCGATTAA
- a CDS encoding ABC transporter permease, whose amino-acid sequence MLCKLAWRNIWRQKRRTLLTAGSIATTLLLVLLMRGLQEGSYSANIDNSARFHTGLIQLQHPDFADSNSIDDLVSMDDAFIAPTLQEAAVTHRLPRIESFALAAAGERSKGAMIFGMTPSLEIAYSGIDSRLIAGTFMQDDDTTSAVVGEGLARSFGLEVGDELVLYGQGYRGQTAAGLYSIAGIVRFPMPEMDKQLVYLSLPAAQQLFSTEDQITAWVLHVDTVAQVAAITQRLQTVFGERVNVRDWQSLSPQLAQQMTLDRVGNTFVMSLLYGIVGFGLFATLIMMTLERQREFAVMLATGMVRCTLLRLLVLESSLIAAIGMGAGALLALPILTWLYFNPIEFTGDNAQMMLEMGWEPIVPVHLSFGLFAEQIFTVSVLVVVCLLYPLWRAYRLDVVSSLKGGAHAH is encoded by the coding sequence ATGTTATGCAAACTTGCTTGGCGAAATATATGGCGTCAAAAGCGTCGGACACTTTTGACGGCGGGTTCCATCGCGACAACACTTCTGCTTGTCCTGCTGATGCGTGGTCTGCAGGAAGGATCTTATAGCGCCAATATTGATAACTCGGCACGATTTCACACGGGATTGATTCAATTGCAGCATCCAGATTTTGCTGACAGTAATAGTATCGATGACCTTGTCAGTATGGATGACGCTTTCATCGCGCCGACGCTGCAAGAGGCGGCGGTGACACATCGGTTACCCCGTATTGAATCATTTGCCTTGGCGGCTGCGGGAGAACGTTCAAAAGGTGCGATGATTTTTGGGATGACGCCGTCTTTAGAAATCGCCTACTCCGGTATTGACTCCCGTTTGATAGCGGGAACATTCATGCAAGATGATGATACAACCAGTGCGGTGGTAGGCGAAGGGCTTGCGCGGAGCTTTGGTCTTGAGGTTGGTGATGAGCTGGTGTTATACGGGCAAGGTTATCGCGGCCAAACGGCAGCGGGTCTTTACTCCATTGCTGGTATTGTTCGCTTCCCGATGCCGGAGATGGATAAACAGTTAGTCTACCTATCTTTACCCGCGGCACAGCAGCTTTTTAGTACAGAAGATCAGATCACTGCCTGGGTGCTGCATGTTGACACTGTGGCACAGGTTGCGGCGATAACTCAACGGCTGCAAACCGTCTTTGGTGAACGTGTTAACGTGCGGGATTGGCAGTCTTTATCACCGCAGTTGGCGCAGCAAATGACGTTGGATAGGGTCGGGAATACGTTCGTCATGTCCTTGCTTTACGGCATTGTCGGATTTGGACTATTCGCGACGCTGATAATGATGACCCTTGAACGACAACGTGAGTTTGCAGTTATGCTCGCAACCGGTATGGTTCGTTGCACGTTGTTGAGATTGTTAGTGCTTGAGTCGAGCCTGATCGCCGCAATTGGCATGGGTGCTGGCGCCTTGCTTGCTCTCCCAATCTTAACTTGGCTCTATTTCAATCCTATCGAGTTTACAGGAGATAATGCCCAGATGATGCTCGAGATGGGTTGGGAGCCCATTGTCCCTGTGCATCTATCGTTTGGTTTGTTTGCGGAACAGATTTTCACCGTGAGTGTGCTTGTGGTTGTGTGTCTTCTCTATCCACTCTGGCGTGCCTACCGATTAGATGTGGTGAGTAGTTTGAAAGGAGGCGCGCATGCTCATTAA